The following are encoded in a window of Gemmatimonadota bacterium genomic DNA:
- the solA gene encoding N-methyl-L-tryptophan oxidase, which translates to MSSTYHTLVIGAGINGLCTCYHLLRQGIRDVGLIEQFGLAHGRGSSHGDSRITRSAYVNADYVRLMQIAHGESWPQLERDAEVQLIYPTPGCFFGPPGGKYESYAEAVTEVGVDVEPLTPEEGRKRFPVFRFENAAGVLHDRTAGLVAAAQAVQSLIYLIRRQGGDIRENTTVQRVDITRDPIRVETSAGDFETERLIVTAGPWVSRLLPVLDSRVAVARQTVGFFQLEGSREEFQPGAFPVWGYLLRKGDISYYGLPQFGRNGIKLAKHIVSGVDDDPDDVPTQMPEDAIEDLRVFIKAQFVPPVARFLDWETCLYTNTGTEDFILDIHPDNPNVVIGAGFSGHGFKFGPLTGRILSELSLNGKTSIPEFEAARTMFEVPGNV; encoded by the coding sequence CATTGGTGCAGGGATTAATGGTCTGTGTACATGCTACCATCTCTTGCGGCAGGGCATTCGCGATGTTGGGCTGATTGAGCAATTTGGTCTCGCTCACGGCCGGGGCAGTTCACACGGGGATTCGCGCATTACCCGCAGTGCGTATGTGAATGCAGATTATGTGCGTCTCATGCAAATTGCACACGGCGAGTCGTGGCCCCAGCTCGAGCGCGATGCAGAGGTCCAGCTCATTTATCCCACGCCCGGCTGTTTTTTTGGTCCACCGGGGGGGAAATACGAAAGTTATGCTGAGGCTGTGACAGAGGTTGGTGTGGATGTGGAACCTCTCACCCCTGAAGAGGGGCGGAAGCGCTTTCCGGTTTTTCGCTTTGAAAATGCCGCTGGCGTTCTCCATGACCGCACGGCTGGGCTTGTGGCTGCCGCGCAGGCTGTTCAGTCTCTTATTTATCTGATTCGCAGACAGGGTGGGGATATCCGGGAAAATACGACTGTGCAGCGCGTTGATATTACTCGCGATCCCATTCGCGTGGAGACTTCTGCGGGGGATTTTGAAACAGAGCGTCTGATTGTGACGGCTGGTCCCTGGGTGTCTCGTTTGCTTCCGGTTCTCGATTCGCGGGTTGCAGTGGCGCGTCAGACGGTTGGGTTTTTCCAGCTTGAGGGGTCGCGGGAGGAATTTCAACCGGGGGCTTTTCCGGTTTGGGGTTATCTCCTGCGAAAAGGCGATATAAGTTATTACGGTCTTCCGCAATTTGGGCGCAATGGGATCAAGTTGGCCAAACATATTGTCAGTGGTGTTGACGACGATCCCGACGATGTGCCCACGCAGATGCCGGAAGACGCGATTGAGGATCTTCGGGTATTTATTAAAGCGCAATTTGTTCCGCCTGTTGCGCGGTTTCTCGATTGGGAGACATGTCTTTATACCAATACGGGTACTGAGGACTTTATTCTCGATATCCATCCGGATAATCCCAATGTGGTTATCGGAGCGGGCTTTTCAGGGCACGGTTTTAAGTTCGGACCGCTTACGGGGCGCATTTTGTCTGAACTGAGTCTTAATGGCAAGACGTCTATACCCGAATTTGAGGCGGCGAGGACTATGTTCGAGGTCCCAGGTAATGTTTGA